One window from the genome of Polynucleobacter sp. MWH-Svant-W18 encodes:
- a CDS encoding ABC transporter substrate-binding protein gives MILFERLKITWNKVIEFKNSIPPLKSPFADKLNKFNKLLAFKIVLIGSLVIAVALGATYYYDLPPGTQIAEFINSQSENKAELLDVVAIADFSGPTRMIGQDLAQGFKDAAAAGNILNDVRLVIRDDRGNANAVAALADGAASGFSTLAVIGPTQASGYQDYTSSLEEGMVPGLVPISSPISHRDEKWIFALQPSQQRQAEFVSNLLLKAKLANSIVFISYEGDNTNGYAAGFQKVYGKNSSDKFSLKTWPKNADAAKVSELVKAVSAYSYVAFSLPTADAIELVKALKDSGYSGQLIGFGGASLPTFPSQFEKFPKEQLAPGYYTNGLMSVTPFLPSMADEHARELIGTYQKKNRSDPSWAYAYGYDSGYLLSNFIEKLKMETPEWKKLPPEELRKNFQTYLLSLNSNSVKAGAFTGQIRLDQNHERDVPPTLVAFKNGKQIPYMLQYGTDAARFNFTDKVADNQIQLENKVYDLVPIIFTGLIPKEISFINLEKRTFTAEMDIWFRGSQAIDADDIFFPALFTDNPSFTVLESSDTKYEKYRLFRYRGVFKFEALAKDLALGQLPLSVAFRHKSLDSSKLRFVIDEVNTGNSASIIKHMNKAEVLAPEMDYRAEGVSFAIENDLVNSLGNPVADSGERNFSEFKAAYSLRKKDVLLSSYVGSKMDWRISFAIAALFALCALFPKICSSLFVERKKLSRLITLECAFMAVFFSEVGLFFSPILDKTNSVLLLTLQNAFSACYYFAIAATLNLIISWAIDKQKSKKTAIQGSLKILVSSLIYSTFFGFYYTDVLNRDILPVLAASSVILTVVGLALRELILDALGGITIGLEGAIKPGDWVHINAKDHNIDGMVEELGWRNVRIHSRDGLVHFIPNSILIQQTVSNASSNGGYERLEIPFEISPRANLKQINEMITFALADLLGNNPFVDHSRPIRIVCEEIESRGVEMHVQVFYRSDQSADQLSTIVLELVNRVLHEHNALPFMAVEFSGQPSDVHSSFA, from the coding sequence ATGATTTTATTTGAGCGCCTTAAAATAACCTGGAATAAGGTTATTGAGTTCAAGAACAGCATTCCACCGCTGAAAAGTCCTTTTGCCGATAAGCTAAACAAGTTCAATAAGCTTCTTGCTTTCAAAATTGTATTGATTGGGTCATTGGTAATCGCGGTTGCCTTAGGTGCTACCTATTACTATGACTTACCACCTGGTACTCAAATTGCAGAGTTCATAAACTCCCAATCAGAAAATAAAGCCGAACTTCTTGATGTTGTAGCGATTGCAGACTTCTCTGGTCCTACGCGTATGATCGGCCAGGATTTGGCTCAAGGCTTCAAGGATGCGGCGGCTGCAGGGAACATATTAAATGATGTCCGCTTGGTTATTCGAGATGACCGAGGTAATGCTAACGCAGTAGCTGCATTAGCTGATGGTGCGGCTTCTGGTTTTAGCACCTTGGCTGTGATTGGGCCGACGCAAGCTTCTGGGTACCAGGATTACACAAGTTCGCTTGAGGAGGGGATGGTTCCAGGACTGGTGCCGATTAGCTCACCCATCAGTCATCGTGATGAAAAATGGATCTTTGCCTTACAACCAAGTCAACAACGTCAAGCGGAGTTTGTTAGCAACTTACTCCTGAAGGCAAAGCTAGCAAATTCCATTGTTTTTATCTCCTATGAGGGCGATAACACCAATGGTTACGCGGCAGGCTTTCAAAAAGTGTATGGAAAAAATTCGAGCGATAAATTTAGTCTAAAGACCTGGCCAAAGAACGCTGATGCAGCTAAAGTCTCTGAATTAGTAAAAGCCGTTTCAGCATATAGTTATGTTGCTTTTTCATTGCCGACAGCCGACGCTATTGAATTGGTTAAAGCCCTCAAAGATAGTGGCTACAGCGGTCAATTGATAGGCTTTGGTGGCGCGAGTCTCCCAACGTTTCCAAGTCAATTTGAAAAATTTCCAAAAGAACAGTTAGCGCCAGGCTATTACACTAATGGCCTAATGAGTGTTACCCCATTTTTACCTAGCATGGCAGATGAACATGCAAGGGAATTGATTGGCACTTACCAAAAGAAAAATCGCTCCGATCCTTCATGGGCTTATGCATACGGTTACGATTCCGGGTATCTTCTCAGTAACTTCATTGAGAAACTAAAGATGGAAACCCCAGAGTGGAAAAAACTTCCACCGGAAGAATTACGCAAAAATTTCCAAACCTATCTTTTATCACTTAACAGCAATAGTGTAAAAGCCGGTGCATTTACTGGGCAGATCCGCTTAGACCAAAATCATGAACGTGATGTACCCCCTACATTAGTAGCATTTAAAAATGGTAAACAGATTCCTTACATGCTTCAGTATGGAACGGATGCTGCACGTTTTAACTTCACTGATAAAGTGGCTGATAATCAAATCCAACTTGAAAACAAAGTTTATGACTTAGTGCCAATTATCTTTACTGGTCTTATTCCGAAAGAGATTAGCTTTATTAATTTGGAGAAGAGGACATTCACTGCGGAGATGGATATTTGGTTCCGCGGTAGTCAAGCGATCGACGCAGATGATATATTCTTCCCGGCATTATTTACGGACAACCCCTCTTTCACAGTACTAGAGTCATCTGACACGAAGTACGAAAAATACAGATTGTTTCGCTATCGTGGCGTCTTTAAATTTGAGGCACTTGCAAAAGATCTGGCCCTAGGACAATTACCGCTTTCCGTAGCATTCCGCCACAAAAGTTTAGATTCATCTAAATTGCGTTTTGTGATCGATGAGGTTAATACAGGCAATAGTGCTTCAATTATCAAGCACATGAATAAAGCTGAGGTATTGGCCCCCGAAATGGATTACCGGGCTGAAGGGGTAAGCTTTGCAATCGAAAACGACCTTGTTAATTCATTAGGTAATCCTGTAGCAGATTCTGGTGAACGAAATTTCTCTGAATTTAAAGCTGCCTATAGTCTGCGCAAAAAAGATGTTCTATTGAGCTCATATGTAGGTAGCAAAATGGATTGGCGCATTTCTTTTGCCATTGCCGCCTTGTTCGCACTCTGTGCTTTATTCCCCAAAATTTGCAGCAGTCTGTTTGTGGAAAGAAAGAAGTTATCTAGACTCATTACGCTAGAGTGTGCATTCATGGCTGTTTTCTTTTCTGAAGTAGGATTATTCTTTAGCCCTATTTTAGATAAAACGAACTCGGTTTTACTGCTGACCTTGCAAAATGCTTTTTCAGCATGCTATTACTTTGCTATTGCAGCAACTTTGAACCTGATTATTAGCTGGGCAATCGATAAACAAAAGTCAAAGAAGACGGCAATTCAAGGCTCCCTAAAGATTCTGGTGTCATCCTTAATTTATTCCACATTCTTTGGCTTCTACTACACAGATGTGCTCAATCGAGATATTCTGCCAGTTCTGGCCGCCTCTTCTGTAATTCTCACTGTTGTAGGACTTGCTTTAAGAGAACTCATTTTGGATGCCTTGGGTGGCATTACCATTGGATTAGAGGGTGCTATTAAGCCCGGTGATTGGGTGCATATCAACGCTAAGGATCATAATATTGATGGAATGGTTGAAGAGTTAGGCTGGCGAAATGTTCGCATTCACTCTAGGGATGGCTTGGTTCACTTCATCCCAAATTCGATTTTGATTCAACAAACAGTTTCAAATGCCTCTAGTAATGGTGGCTACGAGAGATTAGAGATTCCTTTTGAAATTAGTCCTCGGGCTAACTTAAAGCAAATCAATGAAATGATTACATTTGCTCTTGCTGATTTATTGGGAAATAACCCATTTGTAGATCACTCAAGGCCAATTCGGATTGTTTGCGAGGAAATTGAATCGCGTGGTGTCGAGATGCATGTTCAAGTCTTCTATCGCTCAGACCAATCTGCTGATCAACTCTCTACAATTGTTTTAGAGTTGGTTAACCGAGTATTGCACGAGCATAATGCATTGCCATTTATGGCTGTTGAGTTTTCTGGGCAACCAAGTGATGTGCATTCCAGCTTTGCTTAA
- a CDS encoding arsenate reductase ArsC, with protein MKKYKVLFLCHHNSARSIMAQALASMHLSNKFEGFSAGLTPGNSLNPFAVELINELNYQGEELKSKSMDVYSAPDAPKMDFVISLSDKVGGEDAPVWPGSPVTAHWDFPDPALTQCNSNMKIKAAYVSLFNGLQNRIDILAAISFDRLDKIRLQDELNAIHQNLL; from the coding sequence ATGAAAAAATACAAAGTTTTATTTTTGTGCCACCACAACAGTGCCCGTTCAATCATGGCACAAGCTCTAGCCTCTATGCACTTAAGCAATAAATTTGAAGGTTTTTCAGCAGGGTTGACTCCTGGCAACTCGTTAAATCCATTTGCCGTTGAGTTAATTAATGAATTGAATTACCAGGGCGAGGAATTGAAATCTAAGAGCATGGATGTTTACTCAGCTCCAGATGCACCTAAGATGGATTTTGTTATTTCTTTGTCTGATAAAGTTGGTGGAGAAGATGCACCAGTTTGGCCGGGCAGCCCAGTTACAGCACATTGGGATTTTCCAGATCCTGCATTGACTCAGTGCAATAGCAATATGAAAATTAAGGCTGCCTACGTATCCCTATTTAATGGTCTTCAGAACAGAATCGATATTTTGGCAGCTATCTCATTTGATAGACTCGATAAGATCCGTCTCCAAGATGAGTTAAATGCAATACATCAAAATTTACTTTAA
- a CDS encoding ATP-binding protein encodes MATLVINAERSEVRTAAEWLHQVASQFEVPQNKAIVLDQCLDEVLMNIVMHGGTSAIETPVELAFTSTQGTAEITVSDSGKAFDPVNAPAKPRPSSLEDAEPGGLGLSIIRGLSNRLNYQYKNGRNVLTFGVSI; translated from the coding sequence ATGGCTACTTTAGTTATTAATGCAGAGCGCTCTGAAGTCAGAACTGCAGCAGAGTGGCTACATCAGGTAGCAAGTCAATTTGAAGTCCCTCAAAATAAAGCCATTGTTTTGGATCAGTGCCTTGATGAGGTTCTGATGAATATCGTGATGCATGGTGGCACATCTGCTATCGAGACGCCAGTAGAGCTTGCATTTACAAGCACTCAAGGCACTGCCGAAATTACGGTTAGCGACTCGGGCAAGGCCTTTGATCCTGTCAATGCTCCAGCAAAGCCTAGGCCTTCATCTTTAGAGGATGCTGAACCCGGTGGATTGGGTTTGTCCATTATCAGGGGTTTATCAAACCGTTTGAATTATCAATATAAGAACGGTAGAAACGTACTTACTTTCGGCGTTTCTATCTAA
- a CDS encoding STAS domain-containing protein produces the protein MPIDFKDTEAYRLILIDGRLDSAGSDEIATRFAAMSSGAKPFVMVDLSQVSFLSSIGIRLVIQNAKSLQGKGGKMVLITGDNEHVSGTLESTGISTLVPLFTSLELAEAAFTG, from the coding sequence ATGCCGATCGATTTCAAAGACACAGAAGCATATAGATTAATCCTGATAGATGGACGTCTTGATAGTGCTGGTTCAGACGAGATTGCCACTCGTTTTGCAGCCATGTCCTCTGGTGCTAAACCTTTCGTTATGGTAGATTTGTCACAAGTTAGCTTTCTATCATCTATTGGTATACGACTCGTTATCCAGAATGCCAAATCATTGCAAGGCAAGGGTGGAAAGATGGTTCTAATCACTGGTGATAACGAGCACGTTAGCGGAACTCTTGAATCCACTGGTATTAGTACCTTAGTACCGCTTTTTACCAGCTTAGAGCTTGCTGAAGCGGCATTTACTGGGTAA
- a CDS encoding PP2C family protein-serine/threonine phosphatase yields the protein MYEAAKEAYFKGQLTPWESHTITVFVTATFATITAFFIRSRTNKLNIAIKEAHAQAADVIDQMFDAVIIIDKQGLVVTFNPAAEIIFEIPASKAIGKNFTILLDDRFSIEYEERIKNYSSDKNSPVLNSSKREVFGRRASGEVFPMELMVSSMVIKGRLMFLGVARDATESKRAESELARLREIEQQIHDNLRHEVSIAATIQMSMIPRGESLYPDLNHIKAYGITKPAKEMGGDFFDAFSIDENHIALAIGDVSGKGVPAALFMIKVMTLLRTSITKPSGLMESMLDVNKSLCYNNDSDMFVTMFVAIMNIHTGELHYFNAGHDNPLIAGKNQEFSMLRGPRNMILGIHVASQYNIGSAKLEPGDSLVLFTDGVTEAEDEQGQLYSIERAKKLLSSGNRMSSKAMVDHLLRDIEVHVNSISQSDDITVLALQYH from the coding sequence TTGTACGAAGCAGCAAAAGAAGCCTACTTTAAAGGCCAACTAACTCCATGGGAATCACACACCATCACGGTGTTTGTTACAGCAACCTTTGCAACGATTACTGCTTTCTTTATTCGATCCAGAACAAATAAATTAAATATTGCAATAAAAGAAGCTCATGCCCAGGCTGCCGATGTCATTGATCAAATGTTCGATGCTGTCATCATCATCGATAAACAAGGATTGGTAGTTACGTTTAACCCTGCAGCAGAGATCATTTTTGAAATACCAGCATCTAAAGCGATTGGTAAAAACTTCACCATCTTGCTTGATGATCGGTTTTCGATTGAATATGAAGAACGTATCAAAAACTATTCCAGCGATAAAAATTCTCCGGTTTTAAATAGCAGCAAAAGAGAAGTATTTGGCAGACGCGCCTCTGGAGAGGTTTTCCCAATGGAGCTCATGGTTAGCAGCATGGTCATTAAAGGCCGGCTAATGTTTTTAGGGGTTGCAAGAGATGCTACCGAGTCCAAAAGGGCAGAATCTGAACTGGCTCGTTTAAGAGAAATTGAGCAACAAATCCATGACAATCTAAGGCATGAAGTATCGATAGCCGCAACAATACAGATGAGCATGATTCCACGCGGTGAAAGTCTCTACCCAGATTTGAATCACATCAAAGCTTATGGCATTACAAAACCCGCCAAAGAAATGGGTGGGGATTTCTTTGATGCTTTTTCGATCGATGAAAATCATATCGCTTTAGCAATCGGTGATGTGTCAGGAAAAGGCGTCCCAGCCGCTCTCTTTATGATTAAGGTCATGACATTGCTGCGTACTAGCATCACAAAACCCAGCGGGTTGATGGAATCAATGTTAGATGTTAATAAATCTCTCTGCTACAACAATGACAGCGATATGTTTGTCACAATGTTCGTAGCCATTATGAATATCCATACTGGTGAATTACACTACTTTAATGCTGGGCATGACAACCCACTAATTGCGGGCAAGAATCAAGAATTCAGCATGTTAAGAGGCCCTAGAAATATGATCCTAGGCATCCATGTGGCCAGTCAATACAACATTGGAAGTGCTAAATTGGAGCCAGGCGACTCCTTGGTTTTATTTACCGATGGCGTGACTGAAGCAGAGGATGAGCAAGGGCAGCTTTACTCCATTGAACGCGCGAAAAAATTACTTTCATCTGGTAATAGGATGAGCAGCAAAGCTATGGTTGATCACTTGCTGCGAGATATTGAAGTGCATGTCAATTCAATTTCTCAATCGGATGACATTACCGTCTTAGCACTCCAATACCACTAG
- a CDS encoding DUF3313 domain-containing protein codes for MKKLNLLAASISAVTLMACSNAPKLATEAMPRSGFLPNYNVLIPMATSLSDTRIWRYRISGVNPNQYKAVILDPIFLNQSATAQVSSESISQAQIALQDSMVNAVNARGNIKIVTAPGPGVARVSVGITGAESSADSLQPWNFTPIGLAVNAAAYAGGVNSKTPALLIESKITDSQSKELLGEGLVIVQGESFRTGSGSVDSFVAMAKKAVLAALETAADPTPMKK; via the coding sequence ATGAAAAAACTGAATCTTTTAGCAGCATCCATTTCTGCGGTGACTTTGATGGCTTGTAGCAATGCTCCAAAGTTGGCTACTGAAGCCATGCCAAGGTCAGGTTTTCTACCTAACTACAACGTCTTAATTCCAATGGCTACTAGCCTCTCAGATACACGTATTTGGAGATATCGCATTTCTGGGGTAAATCCTAATCAATATAAAGCTGTGATTTTGGATCCTATTTTCTTAAATCAAAGTGCTACTGCACAAGTGAGTTCTGAATCGATTAGCCAAGCACAAATTGCATTACAAGACTCCATGGTGAATGCTGTCAACGCCCGTGGCAATATTAAGATAGTTACTGCACCTGGACCAGGTGTTGCACGAGTATCTGTTGGCATTACTGGAGCAGAGAGTTCAGCTGATAGCCTACAACCGTGGAACTTCACCCCAATTGGCCTGGCAGTTAATGCTGCTGCCTATGCAGGTGGTGTGAATTCTAAAACTCCAGCCTTATTGATCGAGAGCAAAATTACCGATAGCCAATCTAAAGAGTTGCTAGGTGAGGGATTAGTTATTGTTCAAGGTGAATCATTTAGAACTGGCTCTGGATCAGTGGATTCTTTTGTAGCAATGGCAAAAAAGGCAGTTTTAGCTGCTTTGGAAACTGCTGCTGACCCAACCCCGATGAAAAAATAA
- a CDS encoding DUF1254 domain-containing protein, with protein sequence MKNRQISAFVGLIIVAIVAVMSVGCGNKNDAVSQAEKKDTVAGIPVPSLEETKAIAEEGFIYGLPIVMNYAVMYDYAIDRDSGQFKAPFNKINNEARVFTYKDTTVVSPNSDTPYSIVFMDLRSEPMVLSVPAVDKKRYYAVMLCDGNTFNYGYIGSRATGNEAGNYMVVGPDWQGETPQGIKQVFRSSTQFSAAIYRTQLFNAADMPNVVKVQSGYKAQPLSAYLKQPAPAAVPEIDFPKINKEMVKTNFFEYLSFALQYAPAGPEENAIREKLAIIGIGPGRKFEFKDLSAEHKAAILLAMKEGEEKIEKMAANGGKDFNGWRVGGLAGGDRAFFNGDWLKRAAVAKAGIYANDSVEAMYPLTRMDSQGEMLDGSKHNYMLTFANDQLPPVNAFWSITIYDSKTQLLIENPINRYLINSPMLPGLKKNADGSVTIYIQNKSPGKSKEANWLPAPNGPTYIVMRLYWPKETPPSILPPGEGEWKPPEIILAN encoded by the coding sequence ATGAAAAATCGCCAAATTTCAGCTTTTGTTGGATTAATCATTGTGGCCATCGTGGCGGTAATGAGTGTTGGATGCGGCAATAAGAACGATGCCGTTTCTCAAGCGGAAAAGAAAGATACCGTAGCGGGCATTCCTGTACCAAGCCTTGAAGAGACTAAGGCGATTGCAGAAGAAGGATTCATCTACGGACTTCCCATCGTCATGAACTATGCAGTCATGTATGACTACGCGATTGATCGCGATTCAGGACAGTTCAAAGCTCCCTTTAATAAAATCAATAATGAGGCGCGTGTCTTTACCTATAAAGATACAACAGTAGTTTCACCCAATAGCGATACTCCTTATTCGATTGTGTTTATGGATTTGAGATCAGAGCCAATGGTGTTATCAGTGCCTGCAGTAGATAAAAAGCGTTATTACGCAGTGATGCTATGTGATGGTAATACGTTTAATTATGGTTATATCGGTAGCCGTGCTACGGGCAATGAGGCTGGCAACTATATGGTAGTTGGGCCTGATTGGCAGGGCGAAACACCTCAGGGCATTAAACAAGTATTTCGATCATCCACCCAATTTTCTGCAGCAATTTATCGTACTCAACTTTTCAATGCAGCTGATATGCCCAATGTAGTTAAGGTACAAAGTGGATATAAAGCGCAACCACTTTCGGCTTATCTCAAGCAACCTGCTCCAGCTGCTGTCCCAGAAATTGATTTTCCGAAGATCAATAAAGAGATGGTGAAAACCAATTTCTTCGAATATTTAAGCTTTGCGCTTCAGTACGCGCCAGCCGGTCCTGAGGAAAATGCTATCCGCGAAAAATTAGCAATTATTGGTATCGGACCCGGCAGAAAGTTTGAGTTCAAAGACCTCTCGGCCGAACACAAAGCTGCAATCCTTTTAGCCATGAAGGAAGGTGAGGAGAAGATTGAAAAAATGGCTGCAAATGGAGGTAAAGACTTTAATGGGTGGAGAGTGGGTGGCCTAGCTGGTGGGGATCGTGCTTTCTTCAATGGGGATTGGCTAAAACGAGCTGCTGTTGCAAAAGCCGGCATCTATGCAAACGATTCAGTTGAAGCCATGTATCCATTGACTCGGATGGATAGCCAAGGAGAAATGCTAGATGGTAGCAAGCACAATTACATGCTCACTTTTGCAAATGATCAACTTCCACCGGTGAATGCATTTTGGTCTATCACGATCTACGATAGCAAGACGCAACTCTTAATCGAAAATCCAATCAATCGCTATCTGATTAACTCACCAATGTTACCGGGGTTAAAGAAGAATGCCGATGGATCGGTGACGATCTACATTCAAAATAAATCGCCAGGTAAGTCGAAAGAAGCAAATTGGCTGCCAGCACCCAATGGTCCAACCTATATTGTTATGCGACTTTACTGGCCAAAAGAGACTCCTCCATCCATCTTGCCGCCAGGTGAGGGGGAGTGGAAGCCACCTGAAATTATTTTGGCGAACTAA
- a CDS encoding chromate transporter yields MSQLFNLTMTFSLLSLLAVGGGTAVLPEMQTLLAQQFHITHTQFVQIYSMGQVAPGPNMLMVLVIGFQIAGMLGAGVVLLSFFLPSSIFCFYAGRLWVHFGESPWRRSIQNALEPISIGLMSSGVYAVAKASIFDETTIILALLSLYCILRTKINPALVILGSGLIGLIAHQFL; encoded by the coding sequence ATGAGTCAATTGTTTAACTTAACCATGACTTTCAGTCTTCTGTCCCTCTTAGCGGTCGGAGGGGGAACAGCAGTATTGCCTGAAATGCAAACCCTATTAGCGCAACAATTTCATATTACGCATACTCAGTTTGTCCAAATTTATAGTATGGGCCAAGTAGCACCTGGGCCCAATATGTTGATGGTGTTGGTGATTGGCTTCCAAATTGCTGGGATGCTAGGTGCAGGCGTTGTCTTACTTTCCTTTTTCCTGCCTTCCAGTATTTTTTGCTTCTATGCAGGGCGCTTGTGGGTACATTTTGGTGAGAGTCCTTGGAGACGCTCAATTCAAAATGCTTTGGAGCCCATCTCGATTGGCTTGATGTCTTCAGGTGTATATGCCGTTGCAAAAGCGTCAATCTTTGACGAGACCACAATCATCTTGGCATTGCTAAGCCTGTATTGCATTCTGAGAACTAAGATCAATCCCGCTCTCGTCATCTTGGGTTCAGGACTGATTGGCTTGATAGCCCATCAATTTCTATAG
- a CDS encoding chromate transporter — protein MISAQDSVATQAQAPSLLKIFINFLQIGAISFGGGIIAYERILLVDRTKWLNPDEFMAFLAISQTMPGLNSVNLAVLVGDHLRGVSGAISATLGLILPGSVFVMALGILYASNADHPLANIILMGIAAGACGLLTAITYRIGGDHWKKIKSVAIIAATFALMSVAKLSLPLVLLIMAPIAIYLYRPSKSS, from the coding sequence ATGATTAGCGCTCAGGATTCTGTTGCTACTCAAGCTCAGGCCCCATCCTTATTGAAGATATTTATTAACTTCTTACAAATTGGGGCCATCAGTTTCGGTGGCGGCATTATTGCTTACGAACGCATTCTGTTAGTAGATAGAACCAAGTGGCTCAATCCCGATGAGTTTATGGCGTTCTTGGCTATTAGCCAAACAATGCCTGGACTCAATTCCGTTAATCTAGCAGTTCTTGTTGGCGATCATCTGCGCGGAGTTTCTGGTGCAATCAGCGCAACACTCGGCTTAATCTTGCCTGGCTCAGTTTTTGTAATGGCACTAGGCATCCTCTATGCAAGTAATGCAGATCACCCATTGGCAAATATTATTCTGATGGGTATTGCTGCTGGCGCCTGTGGCCTATTGACTGCCATTACCTATCGCATTGGTGGCGATCATTGGAAAAAGATCAAATCTGTTGCCATTATTGCGGCTACCTTTGCCTTGATGAGTGTTGCTAAGTTGAGCTTGCCACTCGTGTTGCTGATCATGGCACCCATTGCAATTTATCTGTATCGCCCCAGCAAATCATCATGA
- the ppk2 gene encoding polyphosphate kinase 2 yields MSSTHKEMADWYQRAQEEILDSMDEELEMEMDDDRLSADGDSNSSVPRNTYFRELFRLQGELVKLQDWVVANKVKVAVIFEGRDSAGKGGAIKRITQRLNPRVCKVVALPAPNEREKTQWYFQRYITHLPAGGEIVLFDRSWYNRAGVEKVMGFCTDEEYMEFLRTVPDLERMIINSGTILIKYWFSISDEEQYNRFMMRIHDPLKQWKLSPMDLESRRLWEAYTKAKETMLEHTHIPEAPWWVVAANDKKKARLNCISHLLNQIPYQEIPHPEITLPARVHNPDYLRGPVPPEMYVPEIY; encoded by the coding sequence ATGAGTTCAACGCATAAAGAGATGGCTGACTGGTATCAACGTGCTCAAGAAGAAATTCTGGATAGCATGGATGAAGAGCTCGAGATGGAAATGGATGATGATCGCCTTTCTGCGGATGGTGATAGCAATTCTTCTGTACCCCGTAATACCTATTTCCGTGAACTATTTCGCTTGCAGGGCGAGCTAGTCAAACTGCAAGACTGGGTTGTTGCCAATAAAGTAAAAGTAGCTGTCATCTTTGAAGGCCGAGATTCAGCTGGCAAGGGTGGTGCGATCAAGCGTATTACCCAGCGCCTTAATCCTCGTGTGTGTAAGGTAGTTGCTTTGCCAGCGCCAAACGAACGTGAAAAAACGCAGTGGTATTTTCAACGCTACATAACCCATCTTCCAGCCGGCGGAGAGATTGTTCTATTTGACCGCAGTTGGTACAACCGTGCTGGCGTTGAAAAAGTCATGGGATTTTGTACCGATGAAGAGTACATGGAGTTCTTGAGAACGGTGCCCGACTTAGAGCGCATGATTATCAATTCCGGAACCATCCTGATTAAATATTGGTTCTCCATCTCTGATGAAGAGCAATACAACCGTTTCATGATGCGGATTCATGATCCATTGAAACAATGGAAATTGAGCCCAATGGATTTGGAGTCACGTCGTTTGTGGGAAGCCTACACCAAGGCCAAAGAGACGATGCTCGAACATACCCATATTCCAGAAGCGCCATGGTGGGTAGTAGCTGCAAATGATAAGAAAAAAGCCCGTTTAAATTGCATTAGTCACTTGCTTAACCAGATTCCTTATCAAGAGATCCCACACCCTGAAATTACCTTGCCAGCGCGTGTGCATAACCCTGACTACCTACGTGGGCCAGTCCCACCAGAGATGTACGTTCCAGAAATTTACTAA